In one Silene latifolia isolate original U9 population chromosome 10, ASM4854445v1, whole genome shotgun sequence genomic region, the following are encoded:
- the LOC141605695 gene encoding TPR repeat-containing thioredoxin TDX isoform X1, with translation MEREKIADLKLLIDQFKSHPSLLHTPSLHFFRNYVQSLGAAIPPDSKSSSHVLPDDESEDEIVESDIELDETDVVEPDDEPPLSMGDPSAEVSDEDRDMAQTLKSKALVVLGEGQLDEALGLLTEAIILNPCSAMLYATRGTALLKLKKPNAAVQDANTALQINPDSAKAYKVRGMAKAMLGKWEDAGKDLQIASKLDYDVETDSVLRKVESNTNKIDSHRRKYERLRNERELKKIEWEKQQQHEAQQLSSSLC, from the exons ATGGAAAGGGAGAAAATAGCAGACCTCAAATTGTTGATAGATCAGTTCAAGTCCCATCCTTCGCTTCTCCACACTCCTTCCCTGCACTTCTTCCGCAATTACGTCCAAAG TTTGGGCGCAGCAATTCCTCCAGACTCAAAATCC AGTTCTCATGTATTACCTGATGATGAGTCGGAGGATGAAATTGTCGAGTCTGATATTGAGTTGGATGAAACTGATGTTGTTGAGCCAGACGATGAGCCTCCTCTCAGT ATGGGTGATCCTTCAGCTGAAGTCTCTGATGAAGATCGAGATATGGCCCAGACATTGAAATCAAAGGCTTTGGTTGTGTTGggtgaag GTCAATTGGATGAAGCATTGGGTCTTCTGACGGAAGCTATAATTTTGAACCCATGCTCAGCAATGTTATATGCGACTAGAG GTACTGCACTTCTGAAACTAAAGAAACCCAATGCTGCAGTTCAAGATGCTAACACGGCTTTGCAG ATCAATCCCGACTCAGCTAAAGCATACAAAGTACGTGGAATGGCAAAGGCTATGTTGGGCAAGTGGGAAGATGCTGGCAAGGACTTGCAGATTGCGTCAAAGTTAGATTATGATGTGGAGACAGATTCTGTTTTAAGAAAG GTTGAGTCAAACACCAACAAAATTGACTCACATCGCAGAAAATATGAACGTTTGAGAAACGAAAGGGAGTTGAAAAAGATTGAATGGGAAAAGCAGCAACAACATGAGGCCCAG CAGCTCAGCTCAAGTCTTTGTTGA
- the LOC141605695 gene encoding TPR repeat-containing thioredoxin TDX isoform X2, producing MEREKIADLKLLIDQFKSHPSLLHTPSLHFFRNYVQSLGAAIPPDSKSSSHVLPDDESEDEIVESDIELDETDVVEPDDEPPLSMGDPSAEVSDEDRDMAQTLKSKALVVLGEGQLDEALGLLTEAIILNPCSAMLYATRGTALLKLKKPNAAVQDANTALQINPDSAKAYKVRGMAKAMLGKWEDAGKDLQIASKLDYDVETDSVLRKVESNTNKIDSHRRKYERLRNERELKKIEWEKQQQHEAQDM from the exons ATGGAAAGGGAGAAAATAGCAGACCTCAAATTGTTGATAGATCAGTTCAAGTCCCATCCTTCGCTTCTCCACACTCCTTCCCTGCACTTCTTCCGCAATTACGTCCAAAG TTTGGGCGCAGCAATTCCTCCAGACTCAAAATCC AGTTCTCATGTATTACCTGATGATGAGTCGGAGGATGAAATTGTCGAGTCTGATATTGAGTTGGATGAAACTGATGTTGTTGAGCCAGACGATGAGCCTCCTCTCAGT ATGGGTGATCCTTCAGCTGAAGTCTCTGATGAAGATCGAGATATGGCCCAGACATTGAAATCAAAGGCTTTGGTTGTGTTGggtgaag GTCAATTGGATGAAGCATTGGGTCTTCTGACGGAAGCTATAATTTTGAACCCATGCTCAGCAATGTTATATGCGACTAGAG GTACTGCACTTCTGAAACTAAAGAAACCCAATGCTGCAGTTCAAGATGCTAACACGGCTTTGCAG ATCAATCCCGACTCAGCTAAAGCATACAAAGTACGTGGAATGGCAAAGGCTATGTTGGGCAAGTGGGAAGATGCTGGCAAGGACTTGCAGATTGCGTCAAAGTTAGATTATGATGTGGAGACAGATTCTGTTTTAAGAAAG GTTGAGTCAAACACCAACAAAATTGACTCACATCGCAGAAAATATGAACGTTTGAGAAACGAAAGGGAGTTGAAAAAGATTGAATGGGAAAAGCAGCAACAACATGAGGCCCAG GACATGTAA